The Bacteroides fragilis NCTC 9343 genome includes the window TCACCCGGGCTTTCACCTTCACCATTCCTTTATCATCTACCAAAGGGTTGATTTCCGAAATACTTCCTTCGTGTACTGTTGCGGCATCCGAATAGGGCTTGATCACTACCTTATCTCCATTCTTTATTAATGGCAACTCACTTTCAAGTACAGTAAAATCTACTTCCATCCCCTGCATATCGATCACCGTACAGAATACATCCGAAGTACTGGCCAGATTGTAGGGTTTCGAAAACAGGTTAGCAACTACTCCGTCAAAAGGTGCGGTCAAAGTAGCGTGCTCTGCATTGTATTTCGACATTTCATATTGTGATTTGCTCTGATCATAACCACTCTTCACCTTTGCCAACTTCATTGTCTCTTCGGGTACCTGACTAATATCGTCTGCCGGATAGCCCTGACTGATAAGTACATCCCTCAATTCCAATTCCGACTTTTTTAAAGCGTCTTCCGATTGCGACAACTGGTTGTCAAGTTTGAATTTGTCCAACTCCGCCAACTTCTGCCCCTTTCGTACCCGGTCTCCGTTCTTTACCCAAATATGGGCTATCACTTCACCACTTTCAAATCTCAGGTCAGCCATTCCCCGGGCAGAAATTTTTCCATTACTCACCAATTCATGATTGAATATCTGCTTTTTGAGCGTCATGACAGACACCTCGTTTTTCGTGTCGGGCAACACGGTTTCCACTCCTTTTTCAGAAGCACTCTCTTTCTTCTCACCGGAACAAGCTGTCAGCATTGTCAATGCCAGACAAAGCGTATAGAAGGGATACTGGTTTTTCATAATGTTATTAAACTTTTTCTCTATTAATTATGATTGCAAATATAGTTGGTTACTTTCTAAAACTCAAAATAAATGGTGGACTAATTCCGGATAACGCAGAAACTTAAATCCATTAATTATTAGCAATTTACGATTTTTACGTTACTTACATAGGTGGACAAAAAACTTTTCTTCCAATTAATCCGTCAAGATTCGGATAGGAAAACTGCATTTCATTCCCGAATCTTATTTGTAGTTCGTTTATTCTGTTTATCATAGCAAATTCTATTTATTTGATGTCTTATTTCCAAGACATATATATGATGTATTTCATATTATTAGCATACAGTCACAAATATAATTGCTAATCTTCAGAAACGCAAAAGAAATTGTATACTTTTTCTTGCATTTAAAACATATTAATCATTTACATTTCTGCTATTTACGATTTTTTCGTTACTTACATCTATAACTAACTTCCTTATTTCATCTCTCATTTCCCGTACGGCTGTCGACTGTACTTTGGGTTCCTTGGTCAAGACCAAGTCCGCCATTTCATGGAATTTATCGGGCTGTAAATATCCAGGCGAGGCATATAGCTTCGCCAACAAGTAATATGGATAAATCCTTCCCGGCAATAAGTGAGTGGAACGCAAAAGCCATTTTTCAGCTTGAGCATATTCTCCTTTTTCCTGAAAATTCTTACCAATAATATTTAGTATCATCGGATCGCAACTTCGGGTAGAAGCTTCTTTCAATAATAGAATCGAAGCATCCGCCTCCTTTAATTTATGCAAACAATGCCCATACTCAAACAAAAAGGCCCCTCTTCCCTTTAATTTCGGATACAAACGTTCATAGCCTTCTTTTGCACTTTGATAAGCACCTGCCTGATACAACATACGGCAGTTGGCCCAGTCCTTGCACTCTTGATGCACATCTGCCTGCCACCAATGGTATCCGGAAAATCCCAACACACAAGCAAACGCCAGTTGCCAGGCAAGAAAGCGTCCTGCAATACAAGCCATCAGTAAAATCAGGAATGCAATAACAAAAGCAGGCAATTGCATCGGATAAGAAGAAAAAGCAAATACCAACAAAGAGATCACACTGCCACAAGGCCCCCAACGTTTCAGTTCCACACCTCTCCGTAGACAAAATCCTGCAAAAGCCAGGCAACAAAGCAATACGGGTATCCCCCACTCGAGTGCTATCTGCAAATATTCATTAAAAGCATATTCCGGACTTCCTGCCACCAATTCTTCCTGAGGCGAATAACTCCCTTCGGCAAAATAAGCTTCCTGACTTGTCCCATATGCCAGTGCAAAATTTCCTTGCCCATAGCCTGTAAATGGTTTCTCTGCAATGGCCCGGCTACTGATTTTCCACATGAACAGTCGCCCGCTGGCCGAATCTTTTTTCAGGTTAAACAAACAGACTCCTCCGACCAACACAACTATACATAACACAGAGGTGACGGCCAGCACCTTTGTCTTTTTGCGCATCCACACTCTTTTCAAGCGTACCGGCCAGGATTTATGCACTCCATATACCCAAATACCTGAAATAAGAGCAGCCACCCATGCCGAACGACTCATTCCCGCAGGAAGCACACAGAGTATAAGAAACAATACTGCCACGGCCCCATAATATCCCGTCCATTCCATCCAATTCTTATTCTCCCTTTTCCGTAATCGTAACCATTGATCCAGACAAAGA containing:
- a CDS encoding efflux RND transporter periplasmic adaptor subunit, with amino-acid sequence MKNQYPFYTLCLALTMLTACSGEKKESASEKGVETVLPDTKNEVSVMTLKKQIFNHELVSNGKISARGMADLRFESGEVIAHIWVKNGDRVRKGQKLAELDKFKLDNQLSQSEDALKKSELELRDVLISQGYPADDISQVPEETMKLAKVKSGYDQSKSQYEMSKYNAEHATLTAPFDGVVANLFSKPYNLASTSDVFCTVIDMQGMEVDFTVLESELPLIKNGDKVVIKPYSDAATVHEGSISEINPLVDDKGMVKVKARVNGAGKLFSGMNVRVSVHRSLGEQLVIPKSAVVLRSGKQVVFTLKDGKMAQWNYIHTALENADSYSVADGLTEGDTVIVSGNINLAHEAPVTIIE
- a CDS encoding O-antigen ligase family protein yields the protein MREKVDYMHIILRGGLLAMVCALLSVVWVNDPMLPAGELSGQWLYLAKVAMGAAVGWVVSAFLYYRKGYDMGADFYQVVIWSFIVLAASEAIYGLRQLYGFTSSHHSLYSLTGSFFNPGPYSGYLAMIFPLCLDQWLRLRKRENKNWMEWTGYYGAVAVLFLILCVLPAGMSRSAWVAALISGIWVYGVHKSWPVRLKRVWMRKKTKVLAVTSVLCIVVLVGGVCLFNLKKDSASGRLFMWKISSRAIAEKPFTGYGQGNFALAYGTSQEAYFAEGSYSPQEELVAGSPEYAFNEYLQIALEWGIPVLLCCLAFAGFCLRRGVELKRWGPCGSVISLLVFAFSSYPMQLPAFVIAFLILLMACIAGRFLAWQLAFACVLGFSGYHWWQADVHQECKDWANCRMLYQAGAYQSAKEGYERLYPKLKGRGAFLFEYGHCLHKLKEADASILLLKEASTRSCDPMILNIIGKNFQEKGEYAQAEKWLLRSTHLLPGRIYPYYLLAKLYASPGYLQPDKFHEMADLVLTKEPKVQSTAVREMRDEIRKLVIDVSNEKIVNSRNVND